One stretch of Campylobacter sp. CCS1377 DNA includes these proteins:
- the rplR gene encoding 50S ribosomal protein L18, which produces MRANILKRKINLRIKRKKRIRAKISGCETLPRISVFKSNRTLYIQAIDDIKAVTLVAADGRKLGIKANKEGAKKIAAEFAKSLKAKKIEQAIFDRNGYVYHGVIAALAESLRENGIKL; this is translated from the coding sequence ATGAGAGCGAATATATTAAAAAGAAAAATTAATTTAAGAATTAAAAGAAAAAAAAGAATCAGAGCAAAAATTTCAGGTTGTGAAACTTTGCCAAGAATTTCTGTATTTAAATCAAATAGAACCCTTTATATTCAAGCAATTGATGATATCAAAGCTGTAACTTTAGTAGCAGCAGATGGTCGTAAATTAGGTATTAAGGCAAATAAAGAAGGTGCTAAAAAAATTGCAGCTGAATTTGCAAAATCTTTAAAAGCTAAAAAAATCGAACAAGCTATTTTTGATAGAAATGGTTATGTATATCATGGCGTAATTGCAGCATTAGCTGAATCTTTAAGAGAAAATGGCATTAAGCTATAA